The genomic window GAAAATGACAATCCTTTTATCTTGTGTCTTCATACTGAGATAAATGGTGGTTTCTTCACTGTACATTGAAAATGATGAGATGCTCTTGTCACATGAAAAATGAAGAAGACTCTAGCAATATACGTAGATTAATGTTATTATACTATGCTTAAAGTTTTATGAACCACTGACAAATACACAAGAAACACAAATTAGTACACACCATTAATAATTTAAGAACACATAGATCACAAGACATATTAATGTCGTATGACACACCGTTAATATGAGATGTTAGTGTTAGACATTACATTAACATGCACATCtctcaattgtaaaaaaattaagagagtAACGTGGAATCTTAAGCCATTAAATttagttaaaaagaaaaatattgaaattttgaaaaaaattttaaaaaaaatggagtaAAATTAATTAAGGATTTGAGAtgtaaaaattgagaaaaattgagagaaatattttttgagagaattcattcctATCGAACTAGACACACTTTCGAGTGTTGGACAACAAATTTACTAGGCACGCTTTTGATTTTATTGGATTTCAAATGTGAGTGGTTAAGTGTCACATTAATTATGAATTAGAAGAATGTTAAATATATATGACTTATAAATGAGGTGACCTATAAATTTATaaagcccaaaaaaaaaaaacttcggatAAAGATGTGACGTCTTCTTCTCTTATGGTTCTGAATCATTGTCTTGTTTCTTCTGATGCTCTCCCAGAATCTTCAActgtaaaatatgaaaattcacAATCGTTGAATTTCAAGTATGAATATTTAAATCTCACATTGAATATGGATGAGAAAAATATTCAATATATAAGAGAGATTATTTATATACCTAAAACATTAGGATTTTAAGTGGAAATGTAGCATCTTCCACTCTTATAATTCTGAAACATTGTTATGTTGAATAGTCGATCTCAGGCTCTGTTTGGACAGACACATAAGCTAGCTTGTAGCTTATAAGTTCATTGGCTTAAAAAGATCcgtttggtaacaatttttaaaaaaaagcttatagattgttttactagtttataacttattttcaaacactatttcaagtagtttctgagcttataacttatcattttttctttcaactttACATTTGTCATcttacttaaaaataaaatattaattaaatatatcttttttatgtcactccatacttttttttttttactaaatatgtCACTCCATActtataaactaaaaattaacgtataaaatatttgttatgaATTCATCCGCTGTAAGCTAATTTATCAGTTATCCGCTATGTTTTATCGAAGGTGAATACATACTAGTAGATAAGATAAGTAAACGGGTGGGTCCCCGTGAAGGTGCTCATAAGTAGTGGACATTTCGGAATCTCCACGTGACTCATACTCAAATTTCCTTTTAACtagctttatttatttttttttttttgacataactagctttatttatatatgcaaAGTTTTCATTACATTCTTTAGTTACATATGTTTCCTAAATTTATTTTCCTTTGATTCCTCTCTATAGCAAAGCTATCTCCAATGAAGCATCAAATTCTCTtacttttctctcttctcattctttcttctttttttgcttCTGCTCGCCTTCTTGTACCACAAAAAGTTTCAAAACATGGTAAGTATTATGGGCCTGtattatgatatttatttatttttgaagaattgtgatatttgtttttgtatttattgTTTTGGTCACTTCATCTCCCCCTGTAAACTAATTTTTGAGGATGGAACAAAACTTGAATTATGTAGGTGAAAAGGAATTAAAGATCATTGGCAACACTATTGCTCAATCATCCGCAGAAATGAAAGAAGATATGGAAGAAGTAAGAATATACATAATATTTTCATCCTTCATCTCTATctacattttac from Trifolium pratense cultivar HEN17-A07 linkage group LG1, ARS_RC_1.1, whole genome shotgun sequence includes these protein-coding regions:
- the LOC123896588 gene encoding putative phytosulfokines 6 isoform X1, with amino-acid sequence MKHQILLLFSLLILSSFFASARLLVPQKVSKHGEKELKIIGNTIAQSSAEMKEDMEELMGLEECYGNEEECSRRRMIAEAHLDYIYTQHHKP
- the LOC123896588 gene encoding putative phytosulfokines 6 isoform X2 — translated: MKHQILLLFSLLILSSFFASARLLVPQKGEKELKIIGNTIAQSSAEMKEDMEELMGLEECYGNEEECSRRRMIAEAHLDYIYTQHHKP